The Montipora foliosa isolate CH-2021 chromosome 14, ASM3666993v2, whole genome shotgun sequence genome window below encodes:
- the LOC137984654 gene encoding tigger transposable element-derived protein 4-like, whose protein sequence is MDKRVEIIHFAAKNPSFGYRKIASAFSVGRTQVQSIIKNKEEILTAYQSNLSKGQKQKRQRTWKFSDVNQALWDWYTLCRSSNIPVSGTMLQEEALLIAEKLGIEGFAASNGWLESFKKTQNISTMSVAGEEGDVSSVTLESWKERSRELVRGWKPENIWNIDETGCFWKGLPEVSLNKKGSRCSGGKQSKQRNTWAFFVNAAGGKEDPIVIGQSERPRCFKALKDASRPYKCHYFANKKAWMNSDLMTDILTSLNRRLQLKQRKIMLFMDNAPCHPADLQDKLSNINIVFLPKNTTSKTQLLDSGIIASWKCRYKKRLLRHVCSKVDGSNSASDIVKSVNLLMSIEWGRQAWDDVSRETIAKCFKRTGLYPDEVDEEDDPFEGEEVSGLQELVTTMEVSCTAEEFLAAEDEIQICSGLFDSADPKWREKAREEILKNHKSISTEATPAKQFLVEDSDEEEDQTTKEPAIKSENEALRLSEMLLEYSRYHGQEDLTLAISKATDLLQKMKFKNLKQSRIDDYYC, encoded by the coding sequence ATGGACAAGAGAGTGGAAATAATCCACTTTGCAGCGAAAAATCCAAGCTTTGGTTACAGGAAGATTGCATCAGCATTCAGTGTTGGAAGAACTCAAGTACAGTCGATAATCAAGAACAAAGAGGAAATACTAACCGCTTACCAGAGTAATCTTAGCAAAGGCCAGAAACAGAAACGACAACGTACATGGAAGTTCTCAGACGTCAATCAGGCCCTTTGGGACTGGTACACGTTATGCAGATCATCTAACATACCAGTCTCTGGTACTATGCTGCAAGAAGAAGCTCTATTAATAGCTGAAAAGTTAGGAATTGAAGGATTCGCCGCTTCGAATGGTTGGTTGGAATCGTTCAAGAAAACGCAAAACATAAGTACAATGAGTGTCGCTGGGGAAGAAGGAGATGTTAGTTCTGTGACCCTTGAAAGCTGGAAAGAAAGGTCAAGAGAACTGGTTAGAGGATGGAAGCCAGAAAATATCTGGAACATTGACGAAACTGGCTGTTTCTGGAAAGGTCTTCCTGAGGTGAGCCTGAATAAAAAGGGAAGCAGGTGTAGTGGCGGAaagcagtcaaagcagcggAACACGTGGGCCTTTTTTGTCAATGCGGCAGGTGGAAAAGAAGATCCTATCGTAATTGGCCAGTCAGAAAGGCCTCGATGTTTTAAAGCCCTAAAAGATGCTAGCCGTCCTTACAAATGTCATTATTTTGCAAACAAGAAAGCCTGGATGAATTCAGACCTTATGACAGACATCTTGACTTCCTTAAACCGACGTTTGCAGTTGAAGCAAAGGAAGATTATGCTTTTCATGGACAACGCCCCATGCCATCCAGCTGATTTACAAGATAAACTTTCCAATATAAACATTGTGTTTTTACCAAAAAACACAACATCGAAGACACAGCTATTGGATAGCGGCATAATCGCTAGCTGGAAGTGCAGATACAAGAAAAGGTTGTTGCGTCATGTTTGTAGTAAAGTGGATGGATCAAACAGTGCGAGCGACATTGTGAAATCTGTCAACTTGTTGATGTCTATCGAATGGGGAAGGCAGGCATGGGATGATGTCTCGAGAGAAACAATTGCCAAATGTTTCAAAAGAACTGGGTTGTACCCTGATGAAGTTGACGAGGAGGACGATCCTTTTGAGGGAGAAGAAGTTTCAGGATTGCAGGAACTCGTTACGACAATGGAAGTATCCTGTACTGCAGAAGAGTTTTTAGCGGCTGAAGATGAAATTCAGATATGCTCTGGTCTCTTTGACTCAGCAGATCCAAAGTGGAGAGAAAAGGCAAGAGAAGAAATTTTGAAGAATCATAAGAGCATTTCCACTGAAGCAACACCAGCAAAGCAATTTCTCGTGGAAGACTCGGACGAAGAGGAGGATCAAACCACAAAGGAACCAGCCATTAAATCGGAAAACGAGGCGTTACGATTATCTGAAATGCTGCTGGAATATTCCAGATATCATGGACAAGAAGATCTAACGCTGGCCATTAGCAAGGCAACCGACTTGCttcagaaaatgaaatttaaaaacctCAAACAATCAAGAATTGATGACTATTATtgttaa